A genomic region of Streptosporangium lutulentum contains the following coding sequences:
- a CDS encoding RidA family protein, protein MGVRHINPEGLHRSPAFSQAVVVEQPTKTIYIGGQNGVDADGKVVGPTVGEQALQTFRNLATILESEGASLANIVHWRIAVADGHTFDEGVAAFQQVWNRADPPPAITVHVVSGLGPGYLVEIDAVAVV, encoded by the coding sequence ATGGGCGTACGGCACATCAACCCCGAAGGGCTCCACCGCAGCCCGGCTTTCAGCCAGGCCGTCGTGGTCGAACAGCCGACGAAGACGATCTACATCGGCGGGCAGAACGGCGTTGACGCCGACGGCAAGGTCGTCGGTCCCACGGTCGGAGAGCAGGCCCTGCAGACCTTCCGCAACCTCGCCACCATCTTGGAGAGCGAAGGGGCGAGCCTGGCGAACATCGTGCACTGGCGCATCGCCGTGGCGGACGGCCACACGTTCGACGAGGGGGTGGCCGCCTTCCAGCAGGTGTGGAACCGGGCCGACCCGCCTCCGGCCATCACGGTCCACGTCGTGTCCGGCCTGGGCCCCGGGTACCTCGTCGAGATCGACGCCGTCGCCGTCGTGTGA
- a CDS encoding CGNR zinc finger domain-containing protein: MRTHATGRVLHDPKGGSFRFDAGALCLDFAHTGGEGQYAIFETLHKPADLGEWLAQPPLAAVMTVPVTARELTAAKALRQAIWDAAHARAAHRALPAAAVAVINRIAAAAPLVPELAADATTAGWAPPVRAAQVLSTLAREMIDLLSGPLSERIRECASDNCPLVFVDTSRPGARRWCAMERCGNRHKLRALRARQATVP; the protein is encoded by the coding sequence ATGCGAACGCACGCAACCGGACGAGTGCTGCACGATCCCAAGGGCGGGTCGTTCCGGTTCGACGCCGGCGCCCTCTGCCTGGACTTCGCCCACACCGGCGGCGAGGGCCAATACGCGATATTCGAAACCCTCCACAAGCCTGCCGATCTCGGCGAATGGCTGGCCCAGCCGCCGCTGGCCGCGGTCATGACGGTCCCCGTGACAGCCCGCGAGCTGACCGCGGCCAAGGCCCTCCGACAGGCGATCTGGGACGCGGCGCACGCCCGGGCGGCGCATCGCGCCCTTCCTGCCGCGGCGGTCGCCGTCATCAACCGGATCGCGGCCGCGGCGCCGCTGGTCCCCGAGCTCGCCGCCGACGCCACGACCGCGGGGTGGGCGCCGCCGGTGCGGGCGGCGCAAGTGCTGTCGACGCTGGCGCGGGAGATGATCGACCTGCTGTCCGGGCCGCTCTCCGAGCGCATCCGCGAGTGCGCGAGCGACAACTGCCCGCTGGTGTTCGTCGACACCTCCCGCCCCGGCGCCCGGCGCTGGTGCGCGATGGAGCGGTGCGGCAACCGCCACAAGCTCCGGGCCCTCCGCGCCCGACAGGCCACGGTCCCGTGA